The following DNA comes from Candidatus Methylomirabilota bacterium.
GGGCCTCGACGATCGCGTGAGCCACCACGTCGGCAATGCCCTGGACCTGACCTTCCTCGACGGCGCCTTCGACATGGTGTGGACCCAGAACAGCGGGATGAACATCGCGGACAAGGAGCGGCTGTACGCGGGCTTCCATCGCGTGCTGCGGCCCGGCGGATTCCTTGCGCTCCAGGAGCCCATGGCCGGCCCCGTGCAGCCGATTGTCTATCCCGTGATGTGGGCGCGCGATGCCTCCACGAGTTTCTTGCGACCGCCCGCGGAGATGAAGGCGGTGATCGAGGGGGCGGGGTTCAAGGTGCGCGTGTGGGACGATGTGACGGCCGAGACGGTCGGGCCGACCACAGGCGCAGGCATCCCGGCCCACAGCATCCAGCGCCTCGTGATGGGTGATGCCATCGACGAGATCATAGCTGCCGGCCAGCGCAACCGAGCGGAGGGCCGTCTCGTCTCGGTGCAGGCAGTCTTCGATCGACCCTGAGGTGAGGAGGGTGAAATGAAAGTTGCGACCTGGCGAGGCGAGAGCCGCTTCAGCATCGACGAGGTGCCCGATCCCGTGGCGGGGCCGGGGCAGGTCGTGGTGGGGATCCATACCGCGGGCATCTGCGGCACCGACATCCACGCCACCCAGGGGCTTTTCCCGTGGACGCCCCCCATGGTGCTGGGCCACGAGTACACCGGCGTCGTGCGCGAGGTAGGCCGAGGGGTGAGCCGGCGCCTGGTCGGACGCGCGGTCGGGTGCGAGCCATCGTACGGGTGCGGGCAGTGCGCGGCGTGCGAGGCAGGGCGCACCTCGCAGTGCCCGCGCGCCGTCCGCGTAGGCGGCTTCGCCGAGCGCGTGGCCCTGCCCGCGAAAAGCGTGCATCCGCTGCCGAAGGGCCTCGATCCCGTGACGGCCGCCCTGACCGAGCCCGCCGCCTGCTGCCTGGCGGGTCTGGAAACCTTCCGCATGCCACGCGCGGCGACGGTGCTCGTCATCGGCGGCGGCA
Coding sequences within:
- a CDS encoding methyltransferase domain-containing protein, with translation MPSDIDARVIGGYWERENLAEAILAALKARGSNLDALTTDELAPVDQFHGGGKPITMRLARLAVAEPGMRVLDVGGGFGGPARTLAVEFGCQVTVVDLTESYVRAARMLTARMGLDDRVSHHVGNALDLTFLDGAFDMVWTQNSGMNIADKERLYAGFHRVLRPGGFLALQEPMAGPVQPIVYPVMWARDASTSFLRPPAEMKAVIEGAGFKVRVWDDVTAETVGPTTGAGIPAHSIQRLVMGDAIDEIIAAGQRNRAEGRLVSVQAVFDRP